A region from the Pelagovum pacificum genome encodes:
- a CDS encoding MAPEG family protein, whose protein sequence is MVEEYFAAYGLSLVGIALYALIGQVLGPMSAVRKGKAGLAPGATPDPDYASADYRLDRSYLSTVEMLAYFAPIVFAAILAGVSPVMVGLLVWISLALRIAAVFVYIRGMGQGYSGLRTNLIVGHSLCTFLLLILTVFAAL, encoded by the coding sequence ATGGTCGAAGAATATTTCGCCGCCTACGGGCTGTCGCTGGTCGGCATCGCGCTCTACGCGCTGATCGGTCAGGTGCTCGGGCCGATGTCGGCCGTCCGCAAGGGCAAGGCCGGGCTCGCGCCCGGTGCGACGCCGGATCCCGATTATGCCAGTGCGGACTACCGGCTCGACCGGAGCTACCTCAGCACGGTCGAGATGCTGGCCTACTTCGCGCCGATCGTCTTCGCCGCGATCCTCGCCGGCGTGTCGCCCGTCATGGTCGGGCTTCTGGTCTGGATCAGCCTCGCCCTGCGGATCGCGGCGGTCTTCGTCTACATCCGGGGGATGGGGCAGGGCTATTCGGGCCTGCGCACCAACCTCATCGTCGGTCACAGTCTCTGCACCTTCCTCCTGCTGATCCTGACCGTCTTCGCTGCACTATAG
- a CDS encoding DUF3291 domain-containing protein: MHLAELNVGRLVAPTDDPRVADFMNALDKVNTIGKRMPGFVWMMEGSGEPGTGNTDAKIGGDPQYVSNLTVWESVETLEEFVWNTVHRRFYERRTEWFEVLGEQHFVMWWVEEGHRPTLDEALERLEHRRRHGDSDEAFGWSWLEQAKLYQQRMCAAE, from the coding sequence ATGCATCTCGCCGAACTGAACGTGGGGCGCCTCGTCGCTCCGACCGATGACCCGCGCGTCGCGGATTTCATGAACGCGCTCGACAAGGTCAACACGATCGGCAAGCGGATGCCCGGGTTCGTCTGGATGATGGAAGGGTCGGGCGAGCCCGGCACCGGCAATACCGATGCCAAGATCGGCGGCGATCCGCAGTACGTCTCCAACCTCACCGTATGGGAATCGGTCGAGACCCTGGAGGAGTTCGTCTGGAACACGGTTCACCGCCGCTTCTACGAGCGCCGGACGGAGTGGTTCGAAGTGCTTGGCGAACAGCATTTCGTGATGTGGTGGGTCGAGGAAGGACACCGCCCGACGCTCGACGAGGCGCTGGAGCGGCTGGAGCATCGGCGGCGTCACGGCGACAGCGACGAGGCGTTCGGCTGGTCGTGGCTGGAGCAGGCGAAGCTCTACCAGCAACGGATGTGCGCGGCGGAGTGA
- a CDS encoding DUF5333 domain-containing protein — protein sequence MTRRALFILTVPMVLAGALAGQGRADHPIGQIPAIREGLIATGMALEISDNCDSLSPRMIRGLAYLEQLRGTARQAGYSNDEIDAFIDDRGEKARLESEARQRLSSRGAVSGQADTYCAVGQQEMQSGSAVGQLLR from the coding sequence ATGACCCGCCGAGCACTCTTCATCCTGACCGTCCCCATGGTGCTTGCAGGCGCACTGGCCGGACAAGGTCGCGCCGACCATCCGATCGGCCAGATCCCCGCGATCCGCGAGGGGCTGATCGCCACCGGCATGGCGCTCGAGATCAGCGACAATTGCGACTCGCTCTCGCCGCGCATGATCCGGGGGCTCGCCTATCTCGAACAATTGCGCGGCACCGCACGCCAGGCCGGCTATTCCAACGACGAGATCGACGCCTTCATCGACGACCGTGGCGAGAAGGCCCGGCTGGAATCCGAAGCGCGCCAGCGACTGTCCTCCCGGGGGGCCGTATCTGGGCAGGCGGACACATACTGCGCCGTCGGGCAGCAGGAAATGCAGAGCGGAAGCGCCGTCGGCCAGCTTCTGCGCTGA